The proteins below are encoded in one region of Polypterus senegalus isolate Bchr_013 chromosome 2, ASM1683550v1, whole genome shotgun sequence:
- the LOC120524287 gene encoding olfactory receptor 10A6-like, which translates to MITEFELVGFPGLLDYNLVLFVGFLLLLLITLMANLLILFLVSLDHRLHTPMYFFLCNLSLLDLLVATSILPKLLAVLSGYAKNISFAGCFAQMYSLVSFGTTENCLVAAMAYDRYIAVVKPLHYNVIINFRKCMMIMAIVWILGFLIPLGFLILVVQLPFCGSNKVMHCFCDYPTVLSLACADISAHANSAFGAAMISNYVPLLFVLWTYVRIVISVLKLKTTESLAKAFSMCSSHITVVLMYYVSAFVDYAALKIEGLSYDTRIFIAGLNCFLMPMVNPMIYSLRNKKMKAAARKFISLNFFFPKNVKNSINATDKVLSKNGLTSSS; encoded by the coding sequence ATGATCACAGAATTTGAACTGGTGGGGTTTCCGGGTCTCCTGGACTACAACTTAGTTCTCTTTGTTGGATTCCTTCTTCTGCTGTTAATCACACTAATGGCTAATCTCCTCATCCTCTTTCTGGTTTCGCTGGACCACCGTCTTCACACACCCATGTACTTTTTTCTCTGTAATTTATCCCTACTAGACCTACTGGTGGCAACATCAATTCTTCCGAAACTTCTGGCAGTTCTTTCTGGATATGCCAAAAACATTTCATTTGCTGGTTGCTTTGCACAAATGTATTCCTTAGTGTCATTTGGGACTACAGAAAACTGTTTGGTGGCAGCGATGGCGTATGACCGGTACATTGCTGTTGTTAAGCCATTACATTATAATGTGATTATAAATTTCAGAAAATGCATGATGATAATGGCGATAGTGTGGATACTGGGATTTCTTATCCCACTTGGGTTTCTAATTTTAGTCGTTCAACTGCCTTTCTGTGGTTCAAATAAAGTCATGCACTGTTTCTGTGACTATCCAACTGTTCTTTCCCTGGCTTGTGCTGACATTAGTGCCCATGCCAATTCAGCATTTGGCGCTGCTATGATTTCAAATTATGTACCTTTACTTTTTGTACTGTGGACATATGTCAGAATTGTAATTTCTGTGTTAAAACTTAAAACAACAGAGAGTCTAGCAAAGGCCTTTTCAATGTGCTCTTCACATATCACTGTGGTGCTCATGTATTATGTGTCTGCCTTTGTTGATTATGCAGCATTAAAAATTGAAGGACTTTCGTATGACACAAGAATTTTTATTGCAGgcttgaattgctttttaatgcCGATGGTAAACCCTATGATTTATAGCTTAAGAAACAAAAAGATGAAGGCTGCTGCAAGAAAATTCATTAGCCTCaatttcttttttccaaaaaatgtaaaaaattccaTTAATGCTACTGACAAGGTTTTATCAAAAAATGGCTTAACATCTTCTTCATGA